One window of the Eucalyptus grandis isolate ANBG69807.140 chromosome 8, ASM1654582v1, whole genome shotgun sequence genome contains the following:
- the LOC104415853 gene encoding probable cinnamyl alcohol dehydrogenase 9 isoform X1 — MAKSPDQEHPCKAFGWAARDKSGLLSPLCFSRRENGDEDVTIKILFCGVCHSDLHVAKNEWGFTNYPVVPGHEMVGTVMKVGSDVKKFKVGERVGVGVIVGSCKKCESCQQDLENYCPQTIFTYNSHYTDGTKTYGGYSDMIVVDERYVLRFPDNLPSEGGAPLLCAGITVYSPMKYYGMTEPGKHLGVAGLGGLGHVAVKMGKAFGLKVTVISSSPKKETEAIERLGADSFLVTSDPAKMKAALGTMDYIIDTVSAVHPLLPLLSLLKLNGKLVTVGLPDKPLELPIFPLVLGRKLVGGSDIGGMKETQEMLDFCAKHGITADVEVIQMDYINTAMERLAKSDVRYRFVIDVASSLSQ; from the exons GGAAAATGGTGATGAAGATGTCACCATTAAAATCCTCTTCTGTGGGGTTTGTCATTCTGACCTTCACGTGGCCAAGAATGAATGGGGGTTCACAAATTACCCTGTTGTCCCTGG GCATGAAATGGTTGGAACTGTGATGAAAGTGGGGAGCGATGTGAAGAAATTTAAAGTGGGTGAGCGAGTAGGTGTTGGGGTCATAGTGGGCTCCTGCAAGAAATGTGAGAGCTGCCAGCAGGATCTGGAAAACTACTGCCCCCAGACAATATTTACCTATAATTCCCATTACACAGATGGAACGAAAACTTATGGTGGTTACTCTGATATGATAGTTGTTGACGAGCGTTATGTGCTTCGTTTCCCCGACAACTTACCATCGGAGGGTGGTGCACCACTATTATGTGCTGGAATCACGGTGTATAGCCCAATGAAATACTATGGCATGACAGAGCCTGGGAAGCATTTGGGTGTGGCTGGACTTGGTGGGCTTGGTCATGTGGCCGTGAAAATGGGCAAGGCATTTGGACTAAAAGTTACTGTCATTAGTTCCTCTCCCAAAAAGGAAACTGAGGCGATTGAAAGACTAGGTGCCGATTCCTTCCTTGTAACCAGTGACCCTGCAAAAATGAAG GCAGCTCTGGGAACCATGGACTACATCATTGACACAGTTTCTGCTGTGCATCCTCTTCTTCCATTGCTTAGTCTGCTCAAGCTGAATGGCAAACTTGTTACTGTGGGATTGCCTGATAAGCCCCTAGAGCTGCCCATCTTTCCCTTGGTTCTGG GCCGCAAGCTTGTGGGGGGCAGTGATATAGGAGGCATGAAAGAGACTCAGGAGATGCTAGACTTCTGTGCGAAACATGGTATCACTGCGGATGTTGAGGTAATCCAGATGGACTACATCAATACAGCTATGGAAAGGCTTGCGAAGTCGGATGTGAGGTACAGGTTTGTGATCGATGTGGCCAGCTCCTTGTCGCAGTAG
- the LOC104415853 gene encoding probable cinnamyl alcohol dehydrogenase 9 isoform X2 codes for MKCLNQTHKVFFDSRSVPRAFWENGDEDVTIKILFCGVCHSDLHVAKNEWGFTNYPVVPGHEMVGTVMKVGSDVKKFKVGERVGVGVIVGSCKKCESCQQDLENYCPQTIFTYNSHYTDGTKTYGGYSDMIVVDERYVLRFPDNLPSEGGAPLLCAGITVYSPMKYYGMTEPGKHLGVAGLGGLGHVAVKMGKAFGLKVTVISSSPKKETEAIERLGADSFLVTSDPAKMKAALGTMDYIIDTVSAVHPLLPLLSLLKLNGKLVTVGLPDKPLELPIFPLVLGRKLVGGSDIGGMKETQEMLDFCAKHGITADVEVIQMDYINTAMERLAKSDVRYRFVIDVASSLSQ; via the exons GGAAAATGGTGATGAAGATGTCACCATTAAAATCCTCTTCTGTGGGGTTTGTCATTCTGACCTTCACGTGGCCAAGAATGAATGGGGGTTCACAAATTACCCTGTTGTCCCTGG GCATGAAATGGTTGGAACTGTGATGAAAGTGGGGAGCGATGTGAAGAAATTTAAAGTGGGTGAGCGAGTAGGTGTTGGGGTCATAGTGGGCTCCTGCAAGAAATGTGAGAGCTGCCAGCAGGATCTGGAAAACTACTGCCCCCAGACAATATTTACCTATAATTCCCATTACACAGATGGAACGAAAACTTATGGTGGTTACTCTGATATGATAGTTGTTGACGAGCGTTATGTGCTTCGTTTCCCCGACAACTTACCATCGGAGGGTGGTGCACCACTATTATGTGCTGGAATCACGGTGTATAGCCCAATGAAATACTATGGCATGACAGAGCCTGGGAAGCATTTGGGTGTGGCTGGACTTGGTGGGCTTGGTCATGTGGCCGTGAAAATGGGCAAGGCATTTGGACTAAAAGTTACTGTCATTAGTTCCTCTCCCAAAAAGGAAACTGAGGCGATTGAAAGACTAGGTGCCGATTCCTTCCTTGTAACCAGTGACCCTGCAAAAATGAAG GCAGCTCTGGGAACCATGGACTACATCATTGACACAGTTTCTGCTGTGCATCCTCTTCTTCCATTGCTTAGTCTGCTCAAGCTGAATGGCAAACTTGTTACTGTGGGATTGCCTGATAAGCCCCTAGAGCTGCCCATCTTTCCCTTGGTTCTGG GCCGCAAGCTTGTGGGGGGCAGTGATATAGGAGGCATGAAAGAGACTCAGGAGATGCTAGACTTCTGTGCGAAACATGGTATCACTGCGGATGTTGAGGTAATCCAGATGGACTACATCAATACAGCTATGGAAAGGCTTGCGAAGTCGGATGTGAGGTACAGGTTTGTGATCGATGTGGCCAGCTCCTTGTCGCAGTAG
- the LOC104415853 gene encoding probable cinnamyl alcohol dehydrogenase 9 isoform X3, whose translation MTARAFTGENGDEDVTIKILFCGVCHSDLHVAKNEWGFTNYPVVPGHEMVGTVMKVGSDVKKFKVGERVGVGVIVGSCKKCESCQQDLENYCPQTIFTYNSHYTDGTKTYGGYSDMIVVDERYVLRFPDNLPSEGGAPLLCAGITVYSPMKYYGMTEPGKHLGVAGLGGLGHVAVKMGKAFGLKVTVISSSPKKETEAIERLGADSFLVTSDPAKMKAALGTMDYIIDTVSAVHPLLPLLSLLKLNGKLVTVGLPDKPLELPIFPLVLGRKLVGGSDIGGMKETQEMLDFCAKHGITADVEVIQMDYINTAMERLAKSDVRYRFVIDVASSLSQ comes from the exons GGAAAATGGTGATGAAGATGTCACCATTAAAATCCTCTTCTGTGGGGTTTGTCATTCTGACCTTCACGTGGCCAAGAATGAATGGGGGTTCACAAATTACCCTGTTGTCCCTGG GCATGAAATGGTTGGAACTGTGATGAAAGTGGGGAGCGATGTGAAGAAATTTAAAGTGGGTGAGCGAGTAGGTGTTGGGGTCATAGTGGGCTCCTGCAAGAAATGTGAGAGCTGCCAGCAGGATCTGGAAAACTACTGCCCCCAGACAATATTTACCTATAATTCCCATTACACAGATGGAACGAAAACTTATGGTGGTTACTCTGATATGATAGTTGTTGACGAGCGTTATGTGCTTCGTTTCCCCGACAACTTACCATCGGAGGGTGGTGCACCACTATTATGTGCTGGAATCACGGTGTATAGCCCAATGAAATACTATGGCATGACAGAGCCTGGGAAGCATTTGGGTGTGGCTGGACTTGGTGGGCTTGGTCATGTGGCCGTGAAAATGGGCAAGGCATTTGGACTAAAAGTTACTGTCATTAGTTCCTCTCCCAAAAAGGAAACTGAGGCGATTGAAAGACTAGGTGCCGATTCCTTCCTTGTAACCAGTGACCCTGCAAAAATGAAG GCAGCTCTGGGAACCATGGACTACATCATTGACACAGTTTCTGCTGTGCATCCTCTTCTTCCATTGCTTAGTCTGCTCAAGCTGAATGGCAAACTTGTTACTGTGGGATTGCCTGATAAGCCCCTAGAGCTGCCCATCTTTCCCTTGGTTCTGG GCCGCAAGCTTGTGGGGGGCAGTGATATAGGAGGCATGAAAGAGACTCAGGAGATGCTAGACTTCTGTGCGAAACATGGTATCACTGCGGATGTTGAGGTAATCCAGATGGACTACATCAATACAGCTATGGAAAGGCTTGCGAAGTCGGATGTGAGGTACAGGTTTGTGATCGATGTGGCCAGCTCCTTGTCGCAGTAG